The Pantoea eucalypti sequence TCCACCGGTTTATGGCTCTTTGCCGGAAAACGCCCGACCACCTGCACGTTGTCGCTGGCAACAGCGTCCGAGCCATAGACAATGCCATAAGGTGTTTCGTTTCGCTCCACCAGCGCCAGTGCCGCACGCACATTATTGGCTGGCGCTAACACAGGCGCAACGCTTTCCCAGGCGCCCAGCTTTTGCAGCGCCTCTTTGGCGTAGATGCCGGCCGGAACATGGTCCGGATCGCCAACCGCCAGACGTTCACCGTGCAGCAGTGTTTTCCAGTCGGTCTTTGCGTCCAGCGTCACCGCTTTAGCTGGCGCACTGCGTGGTGCAATCAGCACCAGATCGTTGCCCAGCAGCGTGTAGCGAGTGCGGGTGATCACGCTTTTTTTCGCCACCGCATCATCCATCCACTGCTGATCGGCAGAGATAAACAGGTCGGCAGGGGCACCCTGCTCCAGCTGGCGCGCCAGCGTTGACGATGAGGCGAATGAAGAGACCACCGTCACCCCTTTTTCCTGCTTGTATTGACTGGCAATATCCTGCATCGCGTTGGTCAGTGACGCTGCGGCAAACACGGTAATGTTATCGGCGGCCACAGCCTGCCCGGCCAGCGAAACAGTGATCAGCGCCGCTGCGCCCCAGCGAGTGTAATTCAATGACATGATGTTCTCCGGCTATACGTTGTGTAGTGGATAATATAACGCAATGACCGGGAGGTTCAGTAA is a genomic window containing:
- the modA gene encoding molybdate ABC transporter substrate-binding protein, which codes for MSLNYTRWGAAALITVSLAGQAVAADNITVFAAASLTNAMQDIASQYKQEKGVTVVSSFASSSTLARQLEQGAPADLFISADQQWMDDAVAKKSVITRTRYTLLGNDLVLIAPRSAPAKAVTLDAKTDWKTLLHGERLAVGDPDHVPAGIYAKEALQKLGAWESVAPVLAPANNVRAALALVERNETPYGIVYGSDAVASDNVQVVGRFPAKSHKPVEYPMAIVNEHDNATVKAFYDYLKGPQAAAIFKHYGFTPTK